The following proteins are encoded in a genomic region of Nicotiana sylvestris chromosome 4, ASM39365v2, whole genome shotgun sequence:
- the LOC104212230 gene encoding serine/threonine-protein kinase-like protein At3g51990 — MGYFSCNAESAIATCDSYNLPKRNRKNKPFKIREFSYSELQSATNAFSQDNLLGKGSHGYVYKAHLHQNKLNTVAVKKTKQTEPRNSSANSPAENEIEILSRVHHPRLVNLLGYAVDNNQNKLIVVEFMPNGSLYELLHSSSKPPNWARRVRFALQIAKGVHFLHCSNPPVIHRDIKSSNILIDGNFSARLGDFGLSLRGHVEDVIVKSTPPAGTLGYLDPAYLAPGDLSTKSDVFSFGILLLEIISGRNAIDVNYSPPSVVDWAVPLIKSGEYAEICDPRIGWPEDDGVLRQLAVVAARCVRKTAAKRPAMAEVVEWLKMVHKRMSSPIWNNIGRRVGRVRESTRVVKYEPLDDSMEIVKISRVGSRRNRKVSNVTSVELRSVVIGGNRKQEIQPVIRSKSIGSLDEIESEPLDLANTRRKGGLAVNMPTVRLSKSRSMGMIQSSTRLMKKNNISNGVVVKFVKKPNGKELEESKLLVNVGKESPRGEN; from the coding sequence ATGGGTTATTTTTCATGCAATGCAGAATCTGCAATCGCCACCTGCGATTCTTACAACTTACCAAAAAGGAATCGCAAAAATAAACCCTTTAAAATCAGAGAATTTTCTTACTCTGAGCTTCAGTCAGCTACCAATGCATTCTCTCAAGACAATCTTCTTGGCAAAGGCAGCCATGGATATGTCTACAAAGCTCATCTTCATCAAAATAAACTCAATACCGTAGCCGTTAAAAAAACCAAACAAACTGAACCACGTAACAGTTCTGCCAATTCCCCAGCTGAAAATGAGATCGAAATTCTTTCCCGAGTTCACCACCCTAGGCTCGTTAACTTACTGGGTTACGCAGTGGACAACAACCAGAATAAATTAATCGTCGTTGAGTTTATGCCTAATGGGTCTTTATATGAACTGCTTCATTCTTCTTCTAAACCTCCTAATTGGGCCCGAAGAGTCCGTTTTGCTCTGCAAATTGCAAAGGGAGTTCATTTTTTGCATTGTTCGAACCCGCCGGTGATTCACAGAGATATAAAATCGTCGAATATTTTAATCGATGGGAATTTTAGTGCTCGGCTTGGTGATTTTGGATTGTCTTTGAGAGGACACGTGGAAGATGTTATAGTAAAAAGTACGCCGCCGGCTGGTACGTTAGGGTATTTGGATCCTGCTTATCTTGCACCGGGCGATCTCAGTACAAAGTCCGATGTTTTTAGCTTTGGGATTTTGCTGCTGGAGATTATCAGCGGTCGGAATGCAATTGATGTTAATTACAGTCCGCCGTCAGTGGTGGATTGGGCGGTGCCGCTGATTAAATCCGGCGAATATGCAGAGATTTGTGACCCGAGAATCGGTTGGCCGGAGGACGATGGTGTTTTACGGCAGCTGGCGGTGGTGGCGGCGCGTTGTGTTAGAAAGACGGCGGCAAAACGGCCAGCGATGGCGGAAGTAGTGGAGTGGTTGAAAATGGTGCATAAACGGATGAGCTCGCCGATATGGAATAACATTGGGCGGCGCGTAGGGCGCGTGAGAGAGTCGACGCGCGTGGTTAAATACGAACCCCTGGATGATAGTATGGAAATTGTCAAGATCTCGAGAGTCGGAAGTAGAAGAAACAGGAAAGTATCCAATGTGACGAGCGTAGAATTAAGAAGTGTTGTGATTGGTGGAAATAGAAAGCAAGAAATCCAACCAGTTATTAGGTCAAAATCTATTGGTTCTCTTGATGAGATTGAATCTGAACCGTTAGATCTGGCCAACACCAGGAGGAAAGGAGGATTGGCTGTGAACATGCCTACAGTAAGGTTGAGTAAGTCAAGATCAATGGGCATGATACAAAGTAGTACAAGGTTAATGAAAAAGAACAATATTAGTAATGGGGTTGTGGTTAAGTTTGTAAAGAAACCTAATGGAAAAGAATTAGAGGAGTCTAAATTGCTAGTTAATGTAGGAAAAGAATCCCCAAGGGGAGAGAATTGA
- the LOC138890218 gene encoding secreted RxLR effector protein 161-like yields the protein MAKRYTQQEGLDYHETFSPIAKMVTIRTLISIAASKNWPLYQMDRKYTLELISDVGLSGVKPVNTPLEVNAKFTTMDYDEHVGGITDHILPDATPYQKLIGKLLYLTITRPDISFVVQVLSQFMQQPKTSHWEAAFRLVRYLKGSPGQGILLKNSPCTELTAFCDSDWAACPNTRRSVTGYIIKLGDSIISWKSKKQHTVSRSSTEAEYRSMAVAVSEVIWITGLLRELNVPVTTPVKLFCDSKAAI from the exons ATGGCAAAAAGGTACACTCAGCAGGAAGGTTTAGATTATCATGAGACTTTCTCACCAATTGCTAAAATGGTGACCATCAGAACATTGATCAGTATTGCAGCCTCAAAGAATTGGCCTCTATATCAGATGGAT AGAAAATACACTCTAGAGTTGATCTCTGATGTTGGCTTGAGTGGAGTTAAGCCTGTGAATACACCTTTGGAAGTAAATGCTAAGTTCACTACTATGGATTATGATGAACATGTAGGGGGTATTACAGATCATATACTTCCAGATGCTACTCCTTATCAGAAGCTCATTGGGAAATTACTCTACTTAACCATCACTAGACCTGATATTAGCTTTGTTGTACAGGTCCTAAGCCAATTCATGCAACAACCTAAAACTTCACATTGGGAAGCAGCATTTAGGCTGGTTAGGTATTTGAAAGGGTCACCAGGTCAAGGGATTTTGCTGAAGAACAGTCCTTGCACAGAACTGACTGCATTTTGTGACAGTGATTGGGCAGCCTGCCCAAACACTAGAAGATCTGTGACTGGCTACATAATAAAACTAGGGGATTCTATCATATCGTGGAAATCAAAGAAGCAGCACACTGTGAGTCGAAGCtcaacagaggcagagtatagGAGCATGGCAGTTGCAGTCTCAGAGGTGATATGGATAACAGGGCTGCTGAGAGAACTAAATGTACCTGTCACCACACCTGTGAAGTTGTTTTGTGATAGTAAAGCAGCTATATAG
- the LOC138890219 gene encoding uncharacterized protein, which yields MKLALREKGKLRFVDGACTKSRYRGELVEQWEKCNAIVLSWIGSTVSNQLMPRIVYASDARKVWNDFQEIFDRSNLTRIYYLWSEIAMMRQGTDSVTNYYTKMKDLWDELDVLAPISCCDCEESRPSIKHLKSQRVLQFLMGLNESYGNVRSNILARRPVFTINEAYVIVPQEENRRTLSVVDIQRDPLTMLARRTQGFKPKGIGLICEHCGYKGHLKENCYKIIGYPPDFKSKKKTR from the coding sequence ATGAAGCTAGCACTGAGAGAAAAAGGTAAGCTTAGATTTGTAGATGGTGCATGTACTAAAAGTAGGTACAGAGGTGAATTGGTTGAGCAATGGGAAAAATGCAACGCGATAGTACTATCTTGGATTGGAAGTACAGTTTCGAACCAATTGATGCCAAGGATCGTTTATGCCTCAGATGCTAGGAAGGTATGGAATGATTTTCAGGAGATATTTGATCGTTCAAACCTAACAAGGATCTATTACCTTTGGTCTGAGATTGCAATGATGAGACAGGGAACAGATTCAGTAACAAACTATTACACTAAAATGAAAGATCTATGGGATGAATTGGATGTTTTGGCCCCAATTTCTTGTTGTGATTGTGAAGAGTCAAGACCTTCAATTAAACATCTGAAATCTCAGCGTGTGTTGCAGTTCCTTATGGGCTTAAATGAAAGCTATGGGAATGTAAGGAGTAACATACTAGCAAGGAGACCAGTATTTACTATTAATGAAGCCTATGTAATTGTGCCACAAGAGGAAAATCGAAGAACACTTAGTGTGGTAGATATACAGAGGGATCCACTCACTATGTTAGCAAGAAGGACAcaaggattcaagcctaaaggcATAGGGTTGATTTGTGAACATTGTGGGTATAAAGGTCATTTGAAGGAAAATTGCTACAAAATTATAGGTTATCCCCCAGATTTTAAGAGTAAGAAGAAAACTAGATAA